One Setaria italica strain Yugu1 chromosome II, Setaria_italica_v2.0, whole genome shotgun sequence DNA segment encodes these proteins:
- the LOC101752635 gene encoding uncharacterized protein LOC101752635 gives MAPSPAAGLSLTRSSSGHLSPAAAGSVLQPVSGSHVSQQRRRRRFAAGVVRAAPDAPPAVRAAVSAVTELLRVLSPSKKPRDAAQEDKALDPPPCDSVEDVLAVLQDDYRRAYFLTGDFTPGIYTEDCLFEDPTIKFRGLSRYSQNLDLLVPFFDSPSLELENIEKGLRVETRFVKATWKLRTYLRLPWRPLIAIRGNTTYDLNEDYKVVRHSESWDVSALEAIGQIFVSAPEQRKDS, from the exons ATGGCGCCGAGCCCAGCCGCCGGGCTGTCCCTGACCCGGTCGTCTAGCGGCCACctgtcgcccgccgccgccggcagcgtcCTCCAGCCCGTCTCCGGCTCGCACGTCTcgcagcagcggcggaggcggcgcttcGCGGCGGGCGTCGTCCGAGCGGCGCCGGACGCGCCgccggcggtcagggcggccgTCAGCGCCGTCACCGAGCTCCTCAGAGTGTTATCCCCAAGCAAGAAGCCCAG GGATGCCGCCCAGGAGGACAAGGCGCTGGATCCGCCGCCTTGCGACAGCGTCGAGGATGTGCTCGCCGTGCTCCAAGACGATTACCGGCGCGCCTACTTCCTCACCG GGGATTTCACTCCGGGAATATACACTGAAGATTGCTTGTTTGAGGATCCGACGATAAAGTTCCGTG GACTGTCTAGGTACTCTCAGAATCTGGACCTGCTGGTGCCGTTCTTCGACAGCCCTTCACTTGAGCTCGAAAACATTGAAAAG GGTTTGAGGGTTGAAACAAGGTTCGTCAAAGCGACATGGAAACTAAG GACATATTTGAGGCTTCCATGGAGGCCCTTGATTGCGATCCGAGGGAACACAACCTATGATCTTAACGAAGATTACAAG GTGGTTCGGCACTCTGAGAGCTGGGACGTCTCTGCGCTCGAGGCCATCGGTCAGATATTTGTGTCTGCTCCGGAGCAGCGGAAAGACAGCTGA
- the LOC101786107 gene encoding uncharacterized protein LOC101786107, giving the protein MDSTAAAAAAAQAPVLLVTNDDGIDAPGLRFLVDQLVAARRYRVLVCAPDTDKSGVSHCITWRPALRCKRVDISGATAFGVSGTPADCASLGISGKLFDGVVPDLVLSGINIGNNCGYHVIYSGTVAGAREAFLYGIPAIAMSYDWVAGQSSVNDLKVSAEVCMPLINTIVTEIKNGTYPKGSFLNVDVPTDAAHHKGYKITKQGTYMARISWEQTVYKKPAVESYQTANMDVDGEKDSELVTPSENDLLFKRVLVGRSSDGVEGEDMDHMSLANGYITVTPLGALSRTEPDAIPYFKACVSRL; this is encoded by the exons ATGGACTCcacggcggctgctgctgcggcggcgcaggcgccggTGCTGCTGGTGACCAACGACGACGGCATCGACGCGCCGGGCCTCCGCTTCCTCGTCGACCAGCTCGTCGCCGCGCGGCGCTACCGGGTCCTCGTCTGCGCGCCCGACAC AGACAAATCGGGGGTTAGCCACTGCATCACATGGCGCCCCGCACTCCGCTGTAAACGTGTTGATATAAGTGGTGCTACAGCATTTGGAGTTTCAG GAACTCCTGCCGACTGTGCCTCTTTAGGCATCTCTGGGAAGCTCTTTGATGGTGTGGTTCCTGACCTG GTACTTAGCGGAATCAACATTGGAAACAATTGTGGATACCATGT TATTTATTCTGGAACAGTTGCTGGTGCTAGGGAGGCTTTCTTATATGGGATTCCTGCAATAGCTATGTCATATGATTG GGTTGCAGGTCAGAGCAGTGTTAATGACCTCAAGGTGTCTGCAGAGGTTTGTATGCCATTGATAAATACTATTGTGACCGAGATCAAGAATGGAACATATCCTAAAGGATCATTCTTGAATGTAGATGTACCAACAGATGCTGCACACCACAAG GGGTACAAAATTACAAAACAAGGAACATATATGGCCAGAATTAGTTGGGAGCAAACTGTTTACAAGAAGCCTGCAGTAGAAAGTTACCAGACAGCAAACATGGATGTTGACGGTGAAAAGGACAGTGAACTAGTCACACCATCAGAGAATGACCTATTATTTAAGAGAGTG CTTGTAGGGAGAAGTTCTGATGGAGTGGAAGGAGAGGACATGGACCACATGTCCCTAGCAAATGGATAT ATTACCGTTACTCCTCTGGGTGCTCTTTCCCGCACAGAACCAGATGCCATACCCTACTTCAAAGCTTGCGTGTCACGCCTG TGA
- the LOC101785301 gene encoding uncharacterized protein LOC101785301, which yields MMRDLTCFGDTSVQIADAASSSSSSGTAGSGGRGRGKGHGTAAARSRVTCLYHARLAGRPCALSVTWTRGGGLAGQAAAVSVVAVDAASGDRLCRADVKPWLFSKRKGSKTLDVAGAAAKVDVFWDLSGARFGAAPEPVEGFYVAVVCDGETVLLLGDMRKEAYRKTAADRPAVDALLVARKEHVVSKKVFSAKAQFSHHGRCHDIVIECDTAGANDDPCLVIHIDRRPVMRVRRLAWKFRGNQTVLVDGLPVEVFWDVHGWLFGSAASSAVFMFQTCQAPEKSVPWAYLQIFREPQVQGHGFSLIIHAWKVE from the coding sequence ATGATGCGGGACCTGACCTGCTTCGGGGACACCAGCGTCCAGATCGCCGacgcggcgtcctcctcctcctcctcgggcaccgccggcagcggcgggcgcggccgcggcaaGGGCCACGGCACCGCTGCGGCGAGGAGCCGGGTGACGTGCCTCTACCACGCGCGGCTCGCGGGGCGGCCGTGCGCGCTCTCGGTCACGTGGACCAGGGGCGGCGGCCTGGCCGggcaggccgccgccgtcagcgtCGTCGCGGTCGATGCCGCGTCCGGGGACCGCCTCTGCCGGGCCGACGTCAAGCCGTGGCTCTTCTCCAAGCGCAAGGGGTCCAAGACCctcgacgtcgccggcgccgccgcaaagGTCGACGTGTTCTGGGACCTGTCCGGCGCCAGGTTCGGCGCGGCGCCCGAGCCGGTGGAAGGCTTCTACGTCGCCGTGGTGTGCGACGGCGAGACGGTGCTCCTGCTCGGCGACATGAGGAAGGAGGCCTACCGTAAGACGGCCGCCGACCGGCCCGCCGTCGACGCGCTTCTCGTGGCCAGGAAGGAGCACGTCGTCAGCAAGAAGGTGTTCTCCGCCAAGGCCCAGTTCTCTCACCATGGCCGGTGCCATGACATTGTGATAGAGTGCGACACCGCCGGGGCGAACGACGACCCTTGTCTCGTGATCCACATCGACAGGCGGCCGGTCATGCGGGTGCGGCGGTTGGCGTGGAAGTTCAGAGGGAACCAGACGGTCCTGGTGGACGGGCTGCCTGTGGAGGTGTTCTGGGATGTCCATGGCTGGCTCTTTGGCTCTGCGGCGAGCAGTGCGGTGTTCATGTTCCAGACGTGCCAGGCACCTGAGAAGTCGGTGCCATGGGCGTATCTGCAGATTTTTAGGGAGCCTCAGGTTCAAGGACATGGTTTCTCCTTGATAATACATGCGTGGAAGGTTGAGTAG
- the LOC101786776 gene encoding zeta-carotene desaturase, chloroplastic/chromoplastic: MASVAATSTLAPALAARRRRARPGASPLPLPPRRAAVVRCSLDSNVSDMGVNAPKGLFPPEPEHYRGPKLKVAIIGAGLAGMSTAVELLDQGHEVDLYESRPFIGGKVGSFVDRQGNHIEMGLHVFFGCYSNLFRLMKKVGADNNLLVKEHTHTFVNKGGTIGELDFRFPVGAPLHGIQAFLRTNQLKVYDKARNAVALALSPVVRALVDPDGALQQVRDLDDVSFSDWFMSKGGTRESITRMWDPVAYALGFIDCDNISARCMLTIFTLFATKTEASLLRMLKGSPDVYLSGPIKKYITDRGGRFHLRWGCREVLYEKSPDGETYVKGLLLTKATSREIIKADAYVAACDVPGIKRLLPPEWREWEMFDNIYKLDGVPVVTVQLRYNGWVTELQDLEKSRQLEKAVGLDNLLYTADADFSCFSDLALSSPADYYIEGQGSLIQAVLTPGDPYMPLPNEEIISKVQKQVVELFPSARGLEVTWSSVVKIGQSLYREAPGNDPFRPDQKTPVKNFFLSGSYTKQDYIDSMEGATLSGRRTAAYICGAGEQLLALRKKLVIDDSEKALGNVQVLQTS; this comes from the exons ATGGCCTCCGTGGCGGCCACCTCCACGCTGGCCCcggccctcgccgcccgccggcgccgggcgcggcctgGGGCGTCGCCGctaccgctgccgccgcgccgggcCGCCGTCGTGCGGTGCTCGCTCGACAGCAACGTCTCCGACATGGGCGTCAACG CTCCCAAAGGGCTGTTCCCACCTGAGCCGGAGCACTACAGGGGGCCAAAGCTCAAGGTGGCCATCATTGGGGCAGGCCTTGCCGGCATGTCCACTGCTGTCGAGCTTTTGGACCAGGGCCACGAG GTTGATTTGTATGAGTCCCGGCCATTTATTGGCGGCAAGGTTGGCTCATTTGTCGATAGGCAAGGAAACCATATCGAGATGGGCCTGCACGTGTTCTTCGGGTGTTACAGCAATCTTTTCCGCCTCATGAAGAAG GTTGGCGCTGATAATAATCTGCTGGTGAAGGAGCACACACATACTTTTGTAAACAAAGGGGGCACAATTGGTG AACTTGATTTTCGGTTTCCGGTGGGAGCCCCATTACATGGTATTCAAGCGTTCCTCAGAACTAACCAACTCAAG GTGTATGATAAAGCAAGAAATGCAGTTGCTCTTGCCCTAAGCCCAGTTGTTCGGGCTCTGGTTGATCCGGATGGTGCATTGCAGCAAGTGCGGGACTTGGACGAT GTTAGTTTCAGTGACTGGTTCATGTCCAAAGGTGGTACTCGGGAGAGCATCACAAGAATGTGGGATCCTGTTGCTTATGCTCTGGGTTTCATCGACTGTGATAATATTAGTGCACGATGCATGCTTACAATTTTCACCCTGTTTGCCACAAAAACAGAGGCATCTTTGTTACGCATGCTAAAGGGTTCGCCTGATGTGTACTTAAGTGGCCCAATAAAGAAGTACATAACAGACAGGGGTGGTAG GTTTCACTTAAGGTGGGGATGCAGGGAGGTTTTGTATGAGAAATCACCTGATGGAGAGACCTATGTTAAAGGCCTTCTTCTCACAAAG GCCACAAGCAGAGAGATAATCAAAGCTGATGCATACGTTGCAG CTTGCGATGTCCCGGGGATCAAAAGACTACTACCGCCAGAATGGAGGGAATGGGAAATGTTCGACAATATCTACAAGTTAGATGGTGTTCCTGTTGTCACTGTTCAGCTTCGGTACAATGGATGGGTTACTGAACTTCAAGATTTGGAGAAATCAAG ACAACTGGAAAAGGCGGTCGGTTTGGATAACCTCCTGTACACTGCAGATGCGGACTTTTCCTGTTTTTCAGACCTTGCACTCTCATCTCCTGCTGATTACTACATTGAAGGACAAGGTTCCCTGATCCA AGCTGTGCTAACTCCTGGTGATCCATACATGCCATTGCCAAATGAGGAGATCATCAGTAAGGTTCAAAAGCAG GTTGTTGAATTGTTCCCATCTGCCCGGGGATTGGAAGTCACATGGTCCAGTGTGGTGAAAATTGGACAATCTTTGTATCGTGAGGCTCCTGGAAATGACCCATTCAGACCTGACCAGAAGACGCCTGTTAAGAACTTCTTCCTATCTGGATCTTACACGAAACAG GACTACATCGACAGCATGGAAGGAGCGACTCTCTCAGGCAGGCGAACCGCAGCCTACATCTGCGGTGCTGGAGAGCAGCTGCTGGCCCTGCGAAAGAAGCTCGTGATCGACGACAGCGAGAAGGCGCTGGGGAACGTCCAAGTCCTGCAGACAAGTTGA
- the LOC101753044 gene encoding cytochrome b-c1 complex subunit 7-2 encodes MLSKLSAWFVNPRRNPLARAHRNAVASRLRKYGLRYDDLYDPYHDLDIKEALSRLPREVVDARNQRLKRAMDLSMKHKYLPDEVQAIQTPFRSYLSDMLALVKKEKAEREALGALPLYQRTIP; translated from the exons ATGCTCTCCAAGCTCTCGGCGTGGTTCGTGAACCCGCGCCGGAACCCGCTGGCCCGCGCCCACCGGAACGCCGTCGCCTCCCGCCTCCGCAAATACG GGCTCCGATACGACGACCTGTACGACCCGTACCACGACCTGGACATCAAGGAGGCGCTGTCGCGGCTGCCGCGGGAGGTGGTGGACGCCCGTAACCAGCGGCTGAAGCGGGCCATGGACCTCTCCATGAAGCACAAGTACCTCCCCGACGAAGTCCAG GCAATACAGACGCCATTCAGAAGCTACCTTTCTGACATGCTTGCTCTT gtgaaaaaggagaaagcaGAGCGTGAAGCACTTGGAGCACTTCCCCTGTACCAGAGAACCATCCCATAA